The Arachis duranensis cultivar V14167 chromosome 9, aradu.V14167.gnm2.J7QH, whole genome shotgun sequence genomic sequence TGAAgtgataaaaagaaaagaattatctACCCTAATAAAAAGTTCTACAGAAATGAGAAAGTACTTGGAAAAGAAAGAGATAGAgaaaaaacaggaagaaaaaaatatctctGAACAACgcaataagaaaaataaaaaggggtaATAGtggaaaataaaggaaaacaagatttataaaattgtcCGTGTCCACTCTTTCAAATTCCGTATCTATTATTGTCCTTCGTGAAAGAGAAAAGTGGacacaaaagtataaaaaatcgTCTTAGAAACAATATATCCACTGTCCATATCTCTGCTTTCAAACACTTTTTAAACAAATGTTGTCCATATCTCTGTGTTCCCAAAAACAAACACTACCTTATAAATGAGGTACAGAGACAGCATAATTTTTACACATGTGGCAGTCTTATAATGCACCGCTTATTAACAGTATCACATGATGTTTTTGAATGTAAGCACCAATGTTTCTTGCTTACTAGCTACTTAGACACTATGCTACTCGCCTACTACAAAATAATAACACGTAAATGTAAACATCATAACTCGGTTGAAAAGACCCATATAGTGATTGGCTCATCTCTAATTTATTTGCCCAATCGTTATTTCTTTCCCCACTTTTATTCTTTATTCATAAACTTTTACCATTGACATTGTAAACTAGACCGGCAGAATTAGAAGCTGGAATTTGAACATTCTAAACTGAACTTTAAGAATATAATTCACCTACCGACTATTATTTTATTGCACCACCATTTAGCTACGACTACacattacttaatttattaTACTACAAATAGGCATCTCTTAACATCATCATCAGTGAATTTAAAAGCTTATTTGAGCCAGTCATTATGTGAACCATTCTTCTCTACAAAGGAAAAAACAATGGAGGGAAATTCAATACCAACAACTATGGCTATGAATCAGAATGGAGCACACAGAGGAAGAGCATCATCAAGGGATACCCAAAAGGGAAACTGGGTTGAAGAGATGCGAGGTTCTCTAATGGTTGTAGCAACGGTTATTGCAACCCTAACTTTCCAAATTGCAATAAACCCCCCAGGGGGCGTTTGGCAACAGGACTCAAATAACCAACAGGGTTGTGCTTCTGGGAACACCTGCAAAGCTGGCACTTCTGTTTTGGCTACTTCCTCCGATGACGAAAACCAACGCTTGAAATACGAAATGTTCATACTCTTGTGCACTGTTTCTTTCACTGCATCACAGACTGTGATTCTTTTTCTGCTTACTGGTTTTCAGCTGCGTAATAGGCTGGTCATGTGGTTGTTGATTCTTGTTATGTGCCTCTCGGTTATTTGCTTGGCTGGGGCTTATGTGATCTCCATTTGGATGGTGATGAAGCCACTTGACAAGTTGATTAACAAAATCACCTTGTATTATGCCTTGTTTTGGGCTGGATTGGTTGCTCTGCTTTGTCTCGCACTCTTGCTTCGCTTTCTCATCTGGCTGTTCAAGGCGTTCTACCGGTTTTTATGTTGCTGGTAGAGTAGTCAACTCATTCTTCCCTCAAATAATCAACTTATTGGTATGTtcagaatttaaattttgttgtaTAAACGatagaattttgtaaaattcagaAATAAAAAGTGTATGTCTTTTTGATATAAATTAGTTTATTAGAATGTATTTAGTATGGTTGATTGTTTTAAGTTAATATTTGcgataataatttataatgatTCTATAAATAGTTTGTATCTTGCACTCATTAGGCATAATTCAATACACATAAATCcatttgtttagttttttttttttctcgagTTCTAACATAATTGTTAAGCCGTTAAAAGATTATACTCTAGTAATACAGTGAGTAGATGCATCATTTGACGCTTAAAAAGATGAGTCAACTTGGTTGAAGGTATATGATAAATACGTGTATATGCCTCTGTATTCATTATTTTCTTAGTTTGGATGagttgtttaattattttaaaaaggtgtgaaagacaaatagaaaatttttacATAGTTATTTTCTGCCTATTAGAATGGATCTTTGTAATGAGCAAATTCACTTGATTTTGTCTTGTTTAAATTTTCATCATTGATTTGagataagaaaaaaatgctGCTGAATTTGTTGGacagagaattgaaggaagTTGCTATAATGAATAATCAGGCCAGCCACATTGATCTTAGAATGTGTTGAGGTATATTTTCTCTCCACAACTTGCACTAGGTTGCTGCATTGGGGAGTAAATAGTTGCTTATTGGATACAAAGGAGTTCATAATTAGAATTTTGCAGCGGGAAAGTAGGGTGTCTAAAACGAGCACAGCACCTTGTGTAAGTTAAATTCTAAAGCGGtctttgaaattataaaaatgcATCTAGTTGATCCCTCATCTTATTTTCAACCAATTAGCCTGCCGCCGGCCAGTGACATGGCAAATGAGTGCCACGTTGTACACCATAAAACGATATTGTATAGTTTTTGGCGCTAAAATGCactgaaacgacgtcgtttgaCAAATTGAGACAGTTACGTTGATCACTTCATCATATTCTTCTAAACTTAAAACATTTAGCATCATGAAATCCTCGCACTTGTAATTGCTGCCTAGAGTTTGAACGGTGAAACTATCTGGTTTGGTGGAGTTCGCTCACACTCTGAGCTTCATCCGCGATCGTAGTCATTGAGCTCAGAAAGAGAAAAGGTTCTTCGCAAAACACAGAGGTAAGTCTATActggataaaaaaaaaagttatagcCTTTCGATTTAGGTATGCGTCATTGTGTCTGTTTGGTCAGAATTTTCTGTagattgataaaattttttcacTGCTCATTATTTGCTAGGGTTTATGTATGTTTTGTGGGTAGTGGAGTGTTTTTTTCTATGCTCTATTTGTACAGAAGGAAAATGAGTATTTTCTTCGATGCAATTTTATTTGGATTGGTTGATggctatttttgaaatttttatttctgtGTGAGTATCATAGTCTGTTGTATGTGTGAGTGCTATGGCTATTTGGAGTTCTCGTTGTTGATCATATAGAACTTCCATGATCTTGACTCGCACATGCAATCATGATTctgcttttaattttaaacaaaaataaaagaagaagaagatgaggaagaaTGTTGGTGAAGAAAGAGAATAAGAACGATAGAAGAGTGTTACTAAAATTAGGGTTAAAAATAGGTAGAGGGACTATATTGGATCAACTAACTTCAATTGCCAGCTCAGCTAGCTATTATATACTCTAACGTGACATGTCAATGTCATGTCACTGGCCAGCGGCAGACTAATTGGCCAGAAATAAGGTAAGGGACAACTAGGTACATTTTTTACAAATTTGGAGATATAAATAGTGCAATTGGTAAGTTAAGGACTAAATTGGTGCAATCCGTGAATTTCATTAATTTAGGGACCACTTTCGGGTTTAACTCTAACTTGTGTGTATTGAGTgtgtcattttttttataaattattgaattttattaaatgaaaatcaaaggtTGTTATAAAAGAACATTAATAGACTTTAATAAATACAGAATATattaatacataaatatataagtatctttaagaatttaattttaatacattaacagtataagtaattttatatgTGCATCATTGTATTTAATCacataaaatattaacaaaaataactaatttttactTTGTATGAAtagttataaaaaaacaaatgtaATTAGACAATTATGtaaaattatgcaaaattttattctgtaaatacattaaaattaaactcattttttAATATGTAATACACAAatgtaactttttatttttaaataaataaatataaaatatataaatacttaaaaatataaattactttttattcagAGANNNNNNNNNNNNNNNNNNNNNNNNNNNNNNNNNNNNNNNNNNNNNNNNNNNNNNNNNNNNNNNNNNNNNNNNNNNNNNNNNNNNNNNNNNNNNNNNNNNNNNNNNNNNNNNNNNNNNNNNNNNNNTATCTTTTAtagttataaataattttaatttttttatatttgtgaacgttataattttttagaattagttttattattttagtcattatattctttatcttcttcatcCAAACATTAAAATGACTCCAGTAAACACTTACAAGTTTCGGGACAATACAATTCTTTCGTCGAATCTAACATTAAAGATTAACCAAAAATAGCTACATGAATTGTTAAATAGGTGAGTTGTCTCTTAGAGCAATTTTAATGGGTGGATTTTGAGgttctattttctgataaaagtagaaaaatacTGTTGAAAGGAAGAAAGGTTGAGTTTTTGTACCAGTCTTAAGGTGAGAGAATCTTTCTAAATAGGAACTCAAATCAATCAATAATAACTTGTCACttgataaattattataaaaaaataataatatacaatctaaaataattaaataattatattaaataattaaataataattaaattagtaataattataataaataattatattaaataattatatttttatttgattaaccCCAAATTAAATGGAAACTGACATAAGCTTCAACAAAATTGGATAAAGACCTATTTGTTcaaagttattaaaaaaatttgtcaaatcCATATGTTTTAGCAGGATAGGACAAGCTGGCTCGCACGagccaaaatttattttattttatttttaattaaataaaaaagtgattagtactacaaaaattaataattatatactttttaaacatatttttttattttttatttttttagttattatttttatttatttgattattaactattaaattGGAATTTAAAAGTCGGTGATATAAACATCTCTAAAAGATGGGAAAGACAAATTCActcttaaaagatttaaaagtttGACAAAAATGTCCAAACATTAATGGGGGTGCTATGGTGCTGAAGGATAGAATCCTCAGCAGGTGCTAATGCTGTGAGCCCCAATGTGGTGAGAACACGCGTCCACCTAAAATAATCATTGTTTTAACATAAGTTGTGGTTGCAGGTAGCTAGTACATGTGTGGATCCCACAATTCAGAATGACTGGTCAAATTTAAAGTGGTTAACGGGTAAGTTAAGAAAGATTAATAACTTAAGCaactgaaaaataaatataatgtaatataataattttttttgcttttataTTCAGGCTTTAGTTGGGTAGAAAAATTGGCTGGACCTGGAGACCTTCAGATGCAAAGGAGCAAAAGGCTCCAtgttttcaaaacccaaaaaaaaaaaataggagaACGTAACCTGTCAACACCTCTCTACTCCCGTCATTTGTGAAGTTCCCCCTTCTCCCCTGCACTTCTGATGCAAAATCAAATTGGAACCATGCCAAAACCCTAGCCTTAGCTTCCTTTGCGCTGATAATGGCCGCCGGTCGTCCGTCAATGTAGGTTCATGTGGTGCTCCAAGTGTTGAACCATTGTTGGGTGACCGATCGCAGCTGCTTGGTAGTACTTGGCGTCCGTCGTCCCTGTCTTTGCAGCCGAGGTTGAGGAACCGCCGATTGTTTGCCGTTCAGGTTCGCTTATGCCATCAGCCTTCGTCTTCGTTCCATATCTCCACCCTCCTCTCCTCACTTGGCGTTAACCTTTCGCGTTCACCTGCCGTTCACCCATCGATTTTTAGTTCGCGTTCCTCCGGAAGCCACATCGGTCTGCAGTAAACGTCGGGGAGAAGACCTTGCCGCGCTGTACCTAGCCGGCGAGCTGATCTTATATCGCTTGTGTGAGTCCCCGAAAATCGCCAGCAGACCATACACCCACACAATACCAATACTCTCCTTCAACCTCTGCAACTTATGATTTCTATAACAAAAGGTAAATTTTTTGATTTGGCACTTATTTGGATTTTTTGCTTAGACTGAATTAAAGTGTACAAGACTTATGTTGTCATGTCTATGATGTTGATACTAAGCTGTGAATTCCGTTATTATGTTTAATTTCACTGCACCCAACGTGTTTGATGTAatgccttaatggtatctttggttgattttataatttctaGCCTTTAGAAACTTAGTAACTTAAGTGCATGTGAATAAGTTCTGGTttaatgaaacaaaatataatgaTTCTTTAA encodes the following:
- the LOC107464740 gene encoding uncharacterized protein LOC107464740, translated to MEGNSIPTTMAMNQNGAHRGRASSRDTQKGNWVEEMRGSLMVVATVIATLTFQIAINPPGGVWQQDSNNQQGCASGNTCKAGTSVLATSSDDENQRLKYEMFILLCTVSFTASQTVILFLLTGFQLRNRLVMWLLILVMCLSVICLAGAYVISIWMVMKPLDKLINKITLYYALFWAGLVALLCLALLLRFLIWLFKAFYRFLCCW